A part of Timaviella obliquedivisa GSE-PSE-MK23-08B genomic DNA contains:
- a CDS encoding DUF1257 domain-containing protein yields the protein MSHFSQIKTKMTNERAIVAALEEMGYKVEVHQTAKKLNSRYSAARRQKMKANIILRETAVDFGLLKTEDGTYEVIGDMMYFQIQMIAQSLPMHYAKQVIIQQAEELGDEYVVVPNFVNSQLQGYTITVDKTPQLAIGQSSVTNQIFVGGSY from the coding sequence ATGTCACACTTTAGCCAAATCAAGACCAAGATGACCAATGAACGGGCGATCGTCGCGGCGTTGGAAGAGATGGGTTACAAGGTTGAGGTTCATCAAACCGCTAAGAAGCTCAACAGTCGATATTCGGCTGCACGGCGGCAAAAAATGAAGGCAAACATCATTCTTCGAGAAACAGCCGTTGATTTTGGCTTGCTCAAAACTGAGGATGGCACCTATGAGGTGATTGGAGACATGATGTATTTCCAGATTCAGATGATCGCCCAGTCGCTGCCGATGCACTATGCCAAGCAGGTGATTATTCAGCAGGCGGAAGAGTTAGGAGATGAATATGTCGTTGTCCCAAACTTTGTAAATAGCCAGCTTCAGGGCTACACCATCACCGTCGATAAAACACCCCAACTGGCGATCGGGCAGTCCAGCGTGACCAATCAAATATTTGTCGGAGGGTCTTACTAA
- a CDS encoding DUF2997 domain-containing protein, with protein MQIIFTIDAQGNITSEVEGGDGTNCLDATKPYEEALGDDKPKREMKAEASQLNAISLTTKTQVRL; from the coding sequence ATGCAGATTATTTTCACCATCGATGCTCAGGGCAACATTACCAGCGAAGTGGAAGGCGGCGATGGTACTAATTGCCTGGATGCCACCAAGCCTTACGAAGAAGCTCTTGGCGACGATAAACCCAAGCGAGAAATGAAAGCTGAGGCATCGCAGTTGAACGCGATTTCCCTCACAACTAAAACTCAAGTGCGTTTGTAA
- a CDS encoding AAA family ATPase has translation MTAFNRIRDFFGAALPVVALDSPSAEELTTIEKIHVEVGKRLKLPVYVFDLAAGLRQVVSVQEATYFLEDGSEFEGEVFQHSTGFWTGDPENGLEEKQLRQENRNVSGIDLKPIATQFRNPLIDICKHIEQFDKKGIFVLIDLHHFLSGDRTVWEFRRSIKHLATALKQSHKRVVLLGSDIRLDADFSGLVYDAHNMLPELAEIQEAVNLCINDMEQEFTAIGGKNKFKVQLDGEEREAIFTACRGLSIEEALNALRIDMRSRRRVDGATAAAVTLFKIEKLEKLNIRFSHPPDVVPGGVQEFKAWVQQRKRLFNAVVSKQPIKLKLPVPRGCLIVGPSGTGKSLLAKTLGNCWNIPILQVDIGSFYSSLVGETEANFRRFTRMVDHIGPCVVLLDEVEKALAGVGGQSNDSGVSQRLFGSLLTWMNDKTSPCFVVATANNIEALPPEFKRKGRFDEIWFVDTPNQAERREILTVHLSRHGVEMSDRHLDILVKLTDEFVGAELGQVTNEAAIVAAEAGRDEILLSDMEEAIAQTVPLARSQADTLANLREWATTAARPASKAEAVQEAIAQPMNGKRGKPQMLIED, from the coding sequence ATGACTGCTTTCAATCGTATTCGAGATTTCTTTGGTGCAGCATTACCCGTCGTCGCACTGGACTCTCCTAGCGCTGAAGAACTGACCACCATTGAAAAAATTCATGTCGAGGTGGGCAAGCGGCTAAAGCTGCCCGTCTATGTCTTCGACCTGGCAGCCGGACTGCGCCAAGTGGTTTCGGTTCAGGAAGCCACCTACTTTTTGGAAGATGGTAGCGAGTTTGAGGGCGAAGTATTTCAGCACTCTACAGGGTTTTGGACGGGCGATCCTGAGAACGGTCTTGAGGAAAAGCAGCTTCGCCAAGAAAACCGCAACGTTAGCGGTATCGACCTCAAACCGATCGCCACTCAGTTCCGCAATCCGTTAATCGATATCTGCAAACACATTGAGCAGTTCGATAAAAAAGGGATCTTCGTTCTAATCGATTTGCATCATTTTCTAAGTGGCGATCGCACCGTTTGGGAGTTCCGTCGCTCCATCAAACACCTCGCCACAGCACTGAAACAATCCCATAAGCGGGTGGTGTTGCTAGGCAGCGATATTCGGCTAGATGCCGATTTCTCTGGGCTGGTTTACGACGCGCATAATATGTTGCCTGAACTGGCAGAGATTCAAGAGGCAGTCAACCTTTGCATCAACGATATGGAGCAGGAGTTTACGGCGATCGGGGGCAAAAATAAGTTCAAGGTGCAGCTCGACGGCGAGGAACGGGAGGCGATTTTTACAGCCTGTCGAGGGTTAAGCATTGAGGAGGCATTGAACGCACTGCGAATTGATATGCGATCGCGCCGTCGTGTCGATGGAGCCACAGCAGCAGCCGTAACATTGTTCAAGATTGAGAAACTGGAGAAGCTGAACATTCGCTTTTCTCATCCTCCAGACGTTGTGCCAGGTGGAGTTCAGGAGTTCAAAGCATGGGTGCAACAGCGAAAAAGATTGTTCAATGCAGTCGTATCTAAGCAGCCGATCAAGCTGAAATTACCCGTTCCTAGAGGTTGTTTAATTGTTGGGCCATCAGGAACAGGTAAGAGCCTATTAGCAAAAACTTTGGGCAACTGTTGGAATATCCCCATTCTGCAAGTCGATATTGGTTCATTTTATTCCAGCCTGGTAGGAGAAACCGAGGCGAACTTTAGGCGGTTTACGCGCATGGTGGATCACATTGGACCTTGTGTTGTACTGCTGGATGAGGTTGAAAAAGCGCTCGCTGGCGTTGGCGGGCAAAGTAACGACAGTGGCGTGAGCCAGCGACTGTTCGGTTCATTGCTGACCTGGATGAACGATAAAACCTCACCATGCTTTGTCGTGGCAACTGCCAACAATATTGAAGCGCTGCCGCCCGAATTCAAGCGTAAAGGACGCTTTGACGAAATCTGGTTTGTGGACACTCCTAACCAGGCAGAGCGGCGCGAGATTCTGACCGTGCATCTCTCCCGGCATGGTGTGGAGATGAGCGATCGCCACCTCGATATCCTCGTCAAGCTCACTGACGAATTTGTTGGGGCAGAACTGGGGCAGGTGACCAACGAAGCTGCGATCGTTGCCGCCGAAGCTGGACGTGATGAGATTCTCTTGTCCGACATGGAAGAGGCGATCGCTCAGACGGTTCCATTGGCGCGATCGCAGGCTGACACGTTGGCTAATCTGAGGGAATGGGCAACGACAGCGGCTCGTCCTGCTAGTAAGGCTGAAGCAGTGCAGGAGGCGATCGCCCAGCCTATGAACGGCAAGCGCGGTAAGCCTCAGATGTTGATCGAAGATTAA